The stretch of DNA TTGGTAGTAACCCCCTGCCTTTCTTGGGTACTATGAAGTAAGGGCTGTAAAACCCAGACTCCATCTCGGCTGGAGGGACAGGCTCTATTGCGTCCTTTGCCAAAAGAACCACAATCTCCGCCCGCAGGACAGAGGCGTTGGGACCTGTCACCGAGGTGAACAGAACGCCGCTGAACCTGGGGGGACGcctggcgaactgaatcgcatagccgagtctgattgtCCGAATGAGCCAACGGGATGGGTTGGGAAGGTGTAGCCACGCCCCCAAGCTCCGTACGAGTGTAACCACAGAAGTACCCACGGGGGGGCAGCATGGAGCACTGTGGCCCAACTCGGGAGGCAGTGCGTCCCGAAGTCGAGGCTGTGAGTGGGGTCCACTCACATGGCTCCGAGTGGGCAGGGTGGCATGGGAAGGCATTGCGTTCCCGGGGCGCCAAGACCCTGCCCGTGGCGAAGGAAGGAAtggctgagagagagggagcgaaAGCTCGCTCACCCCCAGCGCAGACCTTCTTATATGACCCAGAGGTTTTGGAAATTGCTCTTTTATCGAATATGTGGGTAgcggccagcggcggaacagaaaGAAAAAGGAACACAGGATTTTCCCCCGGGCCCTGGGGGAgggagcggtgcggtcaccgtCTCCAGGGCAACCTCCAAAACGTCCGGGtctcccgtctcagggccgcttCTTCGCCTTCTTCTTCCTCTTGGAAGGCGGTTTGGCGGCCTGGGCGGGGGGCGTGGCCTTCCTGCGGGTGGCTCGAGGAGGATGGGACGAATCCGACCTCACAGGAGCCGGAGCCGCAGGGGGACGCCCTCGGCGAGGAGCAGACGAAGGCGCAGCCCGAGGTGGATTGGTGGCCTCATCACGCTTGGGCAAGATGTGCTTAATAGCCTCCGTCTGCTTTTGCACTGCCGAGAACTGCTGAGcgaagtcctcgacagtgtcgccgaagaggccggccTGGGAGAAGGGGGTGTCAAGAAAGCGTGCTTTGTCGACCTCCCTCATCTCAGCCAGGTCCAACCAAAGAtgccgttcctggaccaccagggTGGACATCGTTTGACCCAGGGCGCGTGCCGtaaccttcgttgcccggagggcgaggtcggtCGTGGCGCGCAGCTCTTGCAGCAACCCTGGTTCAGCactaccctcgtgcaggtcagagctttcgcctgatggacctgcaggATCGCCATGGCGTGCAGGGCAGAAGCCGCCTGTCCAGCAGCGGAGTAAGCCTTGGCCGCGAGAGCGGCCGTGGTCTTACCCGCTttggacgggagacgcggacgATTCCGCCAGGTGGCCGCGGACTGCGGGCACAAGTGCACCGCAATCGCACGTTCCACCTGCGGAATGTCCACGTAGCCCCTGGCGGCTCCCCCATCGAGGGTAGTGAGAGTGGGGGAGGCAGAAGACCGTAGTCTGGCAGTGTGAGGTGCCAACCAGGTGTTCTGGAGctcctcatgcacctccgggaagaaaggcactggggcgGGACGCTCGGGACACGTTGTAGGGTTCCACcaatttgagccactgaatttgtggaagtgTAATAAAATGGACTGGAAATTAATGaacttttaataatgaaaatgtgtgtgaaatgttttgaattgaaatattaataGCTTAACTATATACatccatgttgaatttcagcacATAAAGATGCAAGCCTTATAAATGCAATGCTTCAAAATGCAAGCACATTTATtgtattgcatatttttgtttcaataagtgcaattcaacaagctttttatttcaaaaacatttggcattaatttacttccatacatGTATAGTGTTGTATGATAACTGTTCACATTAAATCATATCGATTTTTTGGGTGAATCTGAGGTCATCTCTGCATGTAGAGAGAAGAGATGGGGGAAGAGGGGGTAAAAAAAGGCAATGTAGATTAAGGCAATGCTGAGGTGTGATCGAGTGTGATTGCGTCTTGGATGAGGATGCTAATTTCGAAGagagagttcaaatgttaattttcctttgttttctcaGAGAGAAGTCCTCTCTTGGTCCAGACAGTCCGGCACCAGTCTTACCATTGTATCAGCTGTCCAAGCATTGTGAATTTGGAGCACAGAAAGACAAATACATTCACGACAGACTTGTTATTGGAATAGAGGACCGTTCGCCTACTGCTTTTTGCctgctatatagtagggaagtatgcggtTCCAGACTCAGCTGAGATGATGAAAGAGAACCTTCTCTGATGTTGGACATTGCCCTATTCTGgcatgagaatatttttttccctATAATATTTCAGCAGTCATATTCTGTTTGGTTTCTATCAGCTGTTTAGATTCAGAACTAGCAATGCCATAACAGTGAATGAATCACTATTGACCTGATCGATCAAACAGGTATAGAAATTGTTCATAATTCGGTTTCTCACACCAAAATAGTAATGGGATATTTTataagacagaaaacaaaaagagCGCTGGATGAGGGTGATATTTGCCTAGGAAACAAACGTGCAAATGTCTTCTAGTGTTTGTCAATGTGCTTCCTTAAACTCCTCCCATGATGATTACATCGTTTAATGTCATTCTGATAACCATATCCTCAAACCTTGTGACACAATATTCtcatatttttatacatttatttgatttaactcCACAACACACATGATTTGctttattaatgcttttattgaTTAGAGGAGTGTTTCAGAAGAGATTAAAGCTTAGAAAAGATTCAAATGaagtttaatgttaaaatatcattttttttgtaaagatcAGAAAGTGTAAAATCAATGTAACTGTGGAGCAGCATGACTGCATATGATCTCAAGCATCTGTAACACAAAAATAGCCTATTTGGCCAACACAGTTCCAGTCGTTCCAGCAACGGTTAGCTGTAGGGTGGAAAAATGAAGTAAGTCATTCTGATCATTATAGGCACTTTGTGAAATCCAAATGAGTCATTACATGTTACTGTGAAATTATGAAATTGTAGTAATGTAAATTATTATGTGAAGTATTCAAAAACCTGACTGCATGCTTACAGGTCCAGTTGATGTCCACACAGTTCTCAGTACCCAGATTGTTAGGTTCTCCAGCGCACCAGTTGGTAAAGTCATTCACAGTTCCATCAGTCCACAACCACTGTCCTTCCTAAAGAGCAAAGACATGATTATAAGAGTGCATTACTGTAATCAGACTTCAGTACAGAGCTAATTCATTTCAGCTTTATCCCATCTTCATtagaacatttacattttttgtttagAGCAGAAATTCCAGTCTACTAATTCTCAACTAAGTTAGTAGACATGTAGACACAAcattacttatagtcaacagaatgtatTAAAAAGaccatcaaaaaaacaaaaaaaaaaacaaacaaaaaaaacaagtgaAACTGAAATTCCAGTCTACAAATAAATGGGTCTCTTTAGTACACACAATTTAACTTACTTGTTCACCATCATGAACACCAATCCAACCACGTGAGGAAGCAGTAGGCAACAGACCCAGCAGAAactcattttcctgtttattatgCACAGATGCGAGATTTGCACCAAGACCTTGGCAGTTTCTCTAAAgagacagatttttttattgtcaATACAAAATGTAATCTTTTTAGCATAAAGCATAAGTGactttttaaacaacattttagtcattttcaaacaaagtCTGATTGATTATTTGCACAGTATTAGATTTCTGTATTGTTTATTTGCAGAAAAGAaagattttactttaaaaataataaaaattaccaTTCCCAGTCtctaactactatgtactaacatttaaattaatcaactGATTCAGTACACGTAATGTTTAGATACACGCAGgtatttttttac from Chanodichthys erythropterus isolate Z2021 chromosome 8, ASM2448905v1, whole genome shotgun sequence encodes:
- the LOC137024803 gene encoding ladderlectin-like, producing MAVLRSLMLLFVIFSMGNAEVDLVIKCPAGWKSFGLRCYKYFPQSVNFITAERNCQGLGANLASVHNKQENEFLLGLLPTASSRGWIGVHDGEQEGQWLWTDGTVNDFTNWCAGEPNNLGTENCVDINWTSNRCWNDWNCVGQIGYFCVTDA